The following DNA comes from Streptomyces globosus.
AGGGGTTCGGTGGCGGCGAGGGGCCGGAGGGCGCGGACCGCTGCGGGTATGTCGCCGGCGGCCGTCAGGCGCCGTACGTCGTCGAATGCGTTCGTCATCGCGTTGATCATCCGCAGGGGGCCTGCGGCTCGGCAACGCCTTTTCCCGCGCCCGGACCGCAGCCGCCCGCGCCCCGTCCGCGCCGGTGAGTGAGGCGTGTCTCACCGGGCGGACCTTGCCTATGCAACTCGTTGCATAGAAAGATCGGCGGCATGGCGCTCGAACACGCGATCCTCGTCTCGCTCCTGGAGAAGCCCGGCTCCGGCTACGAGCTGGCCCGCCGGTTCGAGCGGTCCATCGGGTACTTCTGGACGGCCACGCACCAGCAGATCTACCGCGTCCTCAAGCGCATGGAGGCCGACGGCCTGCTCGCCGTGCGCGAGGTGCCCCAGCAGGGCCGGCCGGACAAGAAGGAGTACTCCGTCGCCGCGCCGGGCCGGGCGCTTCTCTCCGCCTGGCTGCACGAGCCCATCGAGCCGGAGAGCCTGCGCCACGACCTCGCCGTCAAGATCCGCGGCGCCGCGTTCGACGACCCGGCCGCCCTGGTCCGCGAGGTCGAACGCCACCGCGCCGTGCACGGCGACCGGCTCGCGCACTACCTCGCCGGCGAGCTGCGCGACTTCACCGGGCCCGGCGCCCCGACCCCGCTCGACGCCGGGCAGGAGCTCCAGCACGTCGTCCTGCGCGGCGGGATCGCGTACGAGCGGATGACGATCGCCTGGCTCGACGACGTCCTCGCCACGCTCCACCGGCTCGCCGGGGCCCCGCCCGCCGGCTGAGCCGGCTCCTCCCGCGGCGCGGGCCGCGACCGCGGGCCCCCGCACCGAAACGCCCCAGGCCTCAGGCCTTCGACCCACGACCCCTCGGAAGGTGACCCTCCATGGCCGACCCGCTGCTGTTCCACCCGAACACCTACGACCCGGCGCACTTCGACCCCGAGACCCGCAGGCTGCTGCGCGCCACGGTGGACTGGTTCGAGGCCCGCGGCAAGCGCAAGCTGATCGAGGACTACCGCGACCGCGCCTGGCTGGCCGACTTCCTCGCGTTCGCCGCGAAGGAGGGCCTCTTCGCCACCTTCCTCACCCCGGCCTCGGCCGCCGGCGCGGACGAGCCGGACAAGCGCTGGGACACCGCCCGCATCGCCGCCCTGAACGAGATCTTCGGCTTCTACGGGCTCGACTACTGGTACGCCTGGCAGGTCACCATCCTCGGCCTCGGCCCGGTCTGGCAGAGCGGCAACGCCGCCGCCCGCGCCCGCGCCGCCGAACTCCTCGCCCAGGGCGAGGTGTTCGCGTTCGGCCTGTCCGAGAGGACCCATGGCGCCGACATCTACTCCACCGACATGCTGCTGGAGCCGGACGGCAGCGGCGGCTTCCGCGCCACCGGCTCCAAGTACTACATCGGCAACGGCAACGCCGCCGGACTCGTCTCCGTCTTCGGCCGCCGCACCGACATGGAGGGCCCGGACGCGTACGTCTTCTTCGCCGCCGACAGCCGCCACCCCGCCTACCACCTGGTCAAGAACGTCGTCGACTCCTCCAAGTTCGTCAGCGAGTTCCGCCTGGAGGACTACCCGGTGGCCGCCGAGGACGTCCTGCACACCGGCCGCGCCGCCTTCGACGCCGCCCTCAACACCGTCAACGTCGGCAAGTTCAACCTCTGCACCGCCTCCATCGGCATCTGCGAGCACGCGATGTACGAGGCCGTCACCCACGCCCACAACCGCATCCTGTACGGCCGCCCCGTCACCGCGTTCCCGCACGTGCGGCGCGAGCTGGCCGACGCGTACGTGCGCCTCGTCGGGATGAAGCTGTTCAGCGACCGCGCCGTCGACTACTTCCGCACCGCCGGCCCCGACGACCGCCGCTACCTGCTCTTCAACCCGATGACGAAGATGAAGGTGACCACCGAGGGCGAGAAGGTCATCGACCTGATGTGGGACGTCATCGCCGCCAAGGGCTTCGAGAAGGACAACTACTTCGCGCAGGCGGCCGTCGAGATCCGCAGCCTCCCGAAGCTGGAGGGCACCGTCCACGTCAACCTCGCGCTGATCCTGAAGTTCATGCGCAACCACCTGCTGGAGCCTGCCGAGTACCCGGCCGTGCCGACCCGCCTCGACGCGGCCGACGACGACTTCCTGTTCCGGCAGGGCCCCGCCCGCGGCCTCGGCTCCGTCCGCTTCCACGACTGGCGGCCCGCCTTCGACGCGTACGCCGAGCTGCCGAACGTGGCCCGCTTCCGCGAACAGGCCGACGCCCTCTGCGAGTTCGTCGCCGCCAACGCCCCCGACGAGCAGCAGAGCCGAGACCTCGACTTCCTGCTCTCCGTGGGCCAGCTGTTCGCGCTCGTCGTGCACGCCCAGCTGATCCTGGAGCAGGCGCGCCTCACGGGGCTGGACGAGTCCGTCCTCGACGAGCTCTTCTCCGTCCTCGTCCGCGACTTCTCCGGCCACGCCGTCGAGCTCCACGGCAAGGACTCGGCGACCGGTGCGCAGCAGGCCTGGGCGCTCGCCGCGGTCCGCCGCCCGGTCGCCGACGCCGAGCGCTCGGCCAGGGTCTGGGAGCGCGTCGAGGCCCTGTCCGGCACGTACGAGATGGCTCCCTAGCAGCCGCTCCCCGACGCGCCCGTCCCGACCGGCTACCCGGCGGGCGCGTCGGCCGGGGCGGTGCGGCGGAGCACGCCGACCTTGTCGATGCGGTGCTCCGGGTTGCCGAGGGGGTCGCGCCAGAAGTTGCCCGCCGCGTCGTCCTCGGGCGTCGCGCACGTCGAGATCGTGATCATGGCCTGGGTGGGAGCCCGGCCGGGCGCACCCGGGACCGCCGCGCGCTGCTCCGCGAGCGAGCGCTCGGACCGGAACGACGTGCTGCGCGTCGCGGTGATCTCGTACGTGTACGTGACGCCGTCCAGCGTGACGTGCACCTCGGCACCCGGCTTCACGGAGGGCAGGTCGCGCAGCGGCCCGCCCGCGGACAGCCGGTGCGCGGTCACCAGGAAGTTCCCCACCTGCCCCGGCCCGACACCGCCGCGCTCCCCGTACGGGCTGGCGGCCACGCCGCGGTCCTGGATGCGGGTGCCGGGGGCGTCGTCGGTGGTCCCCTCGTACGGGACCACCCGCAGCCCGGATATCCCGACGGACGGGATACCCAGGACGGAGGCCTGCTTCGGCACGGCGGCCGACACGGACGGCGACGGCGTCGGCGTCGCCGCGACCGCCCCGGAGGCGGTCGGGAGGGAAGCCCCCGCTGCGGTGGCGGCACCGGCCCCGGCGGAGGACACGGCCGGGCGGGCCGCCGCATCCGGGCTGCAGGCGGCGAGCACCGCGGTGGCGGCACCGGCCACCAGGGCGGCTGCCGCGCGGGGCACGAAGATCAAGGTCATGGGCTCGTCCGAGGGGGATCCGCCGGGCCGTGCGGGGTGGGGTGGCCCGGTTCGCCCGCAAGGGTGACATAGGGAGCACCCGGAACATAAGCCCCACCCCCTGTGACCTGGCCCGCCTGCCGGCTGCGGCAGGGGGAGTCAGCGGGTGAGGTGGTCCGCCAGGCCTTCCAGGCGCGGGCTGTCCAGGGCCTCGCGGTGGGAGAGGCTGTTGCGGGAGCGCCACAGGGTTCTCAGGCGGTCCGCCTCGGGCTGGCTCAGGCGGGCGTCCCCCTGGATGTGGGCCCGCCACATGTCGCCCAGCTCCATCCCGGCCAGGGCCGCTGCCGACCCGGGGGCGGCGGCCGTGCCGGGGCGCGGGCCGGGCACGCCGTCGCGGCGGGGGCCGTAC
Coding sequences within:
- a CDS encoding PadR family transcriptional regulator, which codes for MALEHAILVSLLEKPGSGYELARRFERSIGYFWTATHQQIYRVLKRMEADGLLAVREVPQQGRPDKKEYSVAAPGRALLSAWLHEPIEPESLRHDLAVKIRGAAFDDPAALVREVERHRAVHGDRLAHYLAGELRDFTGPGAPTPLDAGQELQHVVLRGGIAYERMTIAWLDDVLATLHRLAGAPPAG
- a CDS encoding acyl-CoA dehydrogenase family protein, which translates into the protein MADPLLFHPNTYDPAHFDPETRRLLRATVDWFEARGKRKLIEDYRDRAWLADFLAFAAKEGLFATFLTPASAAGADEPDKRWDTARIAALNEIFGFYGLDYWYAWQVTILGLGPVWQSGNAAARARAAELLAQGEVFAFGLSERTHGADIYSTDMLLEPDGSGGFRATGSKYYIGNGNAAGLVSVFGRRTDMEGPDAYVFFAADSRHPAYHLVKNVVDSSKFVSEFRLEDYPVAAEDVLHTGRAAFDAALNTVNVGKFNLCTASIGICEHAMYEAVTHAHNRILYGRPVTAFPHVRRELADAYVRLVGMKLFSDRAVDYFRTAGPDDRRYLLFNPMTKMKVTTEGEKVIDLMWDVIAAKGFEKDNYFAQAAVEIRSLPKLEGTVHVNLALILKFMRNHLLEPAEYPAVPTRLDAADDDFLFRQGPARGLGSVRFHDWRPAFDAYAELPNVARFREQADALCEFVAANAPDEQQSRDLDFLLSVGQLFALVVHAQLILEQARLTGLDESVLDELFSVLVRDFSGHAVELHGKDSATGAQQAWALAAVRRPVADAERSARVWERVEALSGTYEMAP
- a CDS encoding class E sortase encodes the protein MTLIFVPRAAAALVAGAATAVLAACSPDAAARPAVSSAGAGAATAAGASLPTASGAVAATPTPSPSVSAAVPKQASVLGIPSVGISGLRVVPYEGTTDDAPGTRIQDRGVAASPYGERGGVGPGQVGNFLVTAHRLSAGGPLRDLPSVKPGAEVHVTLDGVTYTYEITATRSTSFRSERSLAEQRAAVPGAPGRAPTQAMITISTCATPEDDAAGNFWRDPLGNPEHRIDKVGVLRRTAPADAPAG